CCAATGTTTCGATCCGTTTTTTCTCCATCAGCTGCTTAGACAGGTTACTGCTTTCATATTCCTGAAGCTTTTCTGCCATCACATTAAAAGAGTCTGCAAGGCTATTGAATTCTTCACTTCCTTTAAAATGAACTCTTTCATTATAGTTTTTATCTGCAATCTGCCGGATACTGAACGTAAGCTGGTTAATAGGTTCTGCAATGGTTTGAGGAAGGTTAAAAAGTAAAATAAAAGCAATCAGAAAGCACACTGTTCCGAGACTTACAATCCAGAAGGTTGCATTTCCCGCTGTAATGATCGCAATATCACTCTTACGTTCAATACCTTTCATATTCAAAGACATAATCTTGGCAAGATCTTCCCGGATCAGTTTCTCTTTATTAAAGGTAGGTTCTTTTAAATAGCTATTGAAATGCAGATTCAGATTCTGGGTAGCTTCCTTTTCTCCAAACTCTGTAAGGTTTTTCTCCTGAAGTCTGTTATTTTTCTGAAAATCAGCCACTGCAACGGCACTGTCTGTATCTATATGATCCAATGCCAGGAGCATATTTTTAGAGAATTCAAGGCTGTTATAATTGGCTGTAAGAATCTTTTCAGTATCCGATTTCAGTTTATTAATATATATAGAACCTATTACTGAAAGCAGAACAATCAGTAAAAATAAAAGGCCAACGCCTAAGGTGAGTTTCGTTTTAAGTTTCATATGAAGATACTTATTGTTTTTTAAAAGACATATGCAATCGCCTTATGATTTCATTACTTTTAAGATAAAATAATAATATCTATTTGTCTTTCATTCAGTCTGTTCATCAGCGTATAAATCCAGCTATATCCAAGCACGCGCTGCCAAAATTTGGCATGAGGTTTTCCGATACAAACCGTAGTGATATTATGGGCAATCACAAATTCAAGAATACCATTATGCACGCTGCTTTCTTTTATCCTGACAACCTTTGCCCCTAATTCCTGCGCTAAATTAAAATTATTAATCAAATACCGCTGCTTGTCTAACGCTATTTTTTCAGGAGTCTCTGAAGGTTTTTGAATGTAGAGAACCGTCCATGGACTGTTGTAATAGCTTGCCAGTCGGGCTGTTTTCCTGATGATGGTTTTTGCAATTTTCTCATTACTGCTGATACAGGCTAGAAATTTTATAGGTTTAAAATTCTCGGTTTTGATTTCAGTTTCCACTTTCCTTTCCACATGCGTCGCTACTTCTTTTAAAGCAAGTTCACGAAGCTGGAGAATATGTCCGCTTTGAAAGAAATGACTAAGTGCTGTCTGAATTTTTTCTTTTTTATAGATCTTCCCTTCTTTTAGTCGGGTAAGCAACTCATCAGCAGTAAGATCTATATTAACTACTTCATCTGCCAGTGCCAAAATTTTATCCGGAACTCTTTCGGCGACTTCAATACCGGTTATTTTCTTAACTTCTTCGTTCAGGCTTTCAATATGTTGGATATTCATCGCACTGATGACATTGATTCCGCTATCCAGAATCTCCAACACATCCTGCCATCTCTTTTTATTTTTAGAACCTTCCACATTGGTATGAGCCAATTCATCCACAAGTACCACTTCCGGATGTTCATTGATAATGGCCTGAAGATCCATTTCCTCCAGATTTTTACCTTTATAAAAGACCGATTTTCTTTCTATTTCCGGAATTCCTTCTGCAAGAGCTACCGTTTCTTCCCGATCATGGGTTTCTATATAGCCGATCTTTACATCAATTCCATTTCGAAAAAGAGCATGTGCTTCCTGAAGCATTCGGAAAGTTTTTCCGACACCTGCACTCATCCCGATATAAATTTTGAATTTCCCTTTTCGGGATTTCTGGATCAGTTCTAAAAAATGTTTCGCTGATGACATTGCTGATTACTTTTCAGTATTATGTTATTATTATTTTTAAACACTTAGTCATTCTAAGTTACTACTAACTTCTTTATAAGGTCACTTAAGTTATTTAAAATCGAAGAATTTCATCTTCTGTATACTTATAAAAGCAACTTTGTCAAATTACTTAAGTGATCTAAAGTGTTTTAAAATCTTTTATGACTTCTGTATTTTCCGCGTTCTAGTTTCTAGCCTCATTTTGATTAAAACCAAACTGCTAAACTTGTTGTCACAAAAAAATTCCCTTGTTTCACACCATCATTTTTCACAAAAATGGCATCTTTAGAGGTAAATCCTCTTGCTTCAGTACGGAAAACAACATTTTTGAAAACAGCATAATCTACATTCAATGAATATCCAAAGGTTTGAAAACCATTTGGAGTTCCGGTACTGATAATCACTCCATTTTTATCATTATAATATTCTAATCTGCCTGCCAGCGCCCATTTAGGATCAATCTGATATTTTGCCTGTATATTAGGACTATACCAGATATTGTACTGCTCACTTCCTTTTGATTTCTGTTCTGCTCCTATATCAAATCCCAACAATGCAGAAAATTGATCTGTCAGCTGAAAACTTCCATACAAATCATGGAAATAACGCATTCTTTTTTCATTCTTAGCTTTATCATTTCCAATAAATGAGCTGCTGTTCAGCGTAATCTTATCATTTGGCTTGTACGTTACCTGATGCCCAAAGGAAATACTCTGATTACCTTCTGCTTTAGTAATACGCTGCCAACCATTCAAAACCAATCCACTTAGAAACCATTTCCCATTGTCTGAGGTATACGAGATCTTGGCTCCTGTTTCAAAATAAGGCGAATTTTCTGCAGCAAAACTTCTTGTCAGATTGAGATTATCTTTCCCTATTGCACTTTCCCAACCAATATGAGAAGGCATGATTCCGGCATCAATCCATAGGTTTTTATTTTTTGAAATTTTGATTCCTATGTTGGCTTCATTGATGTATCGTAAAGCACCCTGTTCTGCTGCCATATTATCCTGTGCGTAGGTTCCGCCCATTAAAGCAAGGTTGGCTCGAAGGTTTTCACTTTGATAATTGGCTTTTACCAATCCCAGATTAAGGTTCAATTCATTGTGTCTGTTATAAGAGTATAAAAAATTTTGACGAAAATGGTTTCCCGGCTCATTAAAATCATAGGTATAAAAGAGTTCTGCATACGCAGAAAATGTAAGTTTATTTCCTGTTTTTAATGAGTCTGATGATTGTGCTTTTGAGAAAAATGTTCCCAACATGGCACCTATAAATAGATATTTTTTCACGTTAATTTAGGGGATGGTAACCCTGTCAAGGTTTAAAACCCTGACAGGGTTAATAGTTAGTTACTTTAATTGATCCAAAGCGATGTTAAGTTTTAAAACATTCACTTTCGATGGCCCGAATAGTCCTAAAAATGGCTTTTCAGTTTGATTTTTAATTAAATTATTGATTTGATCCACTGGAAGGTTTCTCATCTTAGCAATTCTCATTGCCTGATACAATGCGCCCTCTTCTGAAATATCAGGATCTAATCCGCTTCCGCTTGCAGTTACCAGCTCTACAGGAATTTTTACATTTTGCATTTCCGGATTCTGTAATTTCAAAGTATCCATTCTTTTCTGCACAGTCTCCAAATATTCTTTATTGCTTGGCCCTTTGTTACTTCCTCCACTTCCTGCTGCATTATAATTTATAGAAGAAGGCCGGCCATGAAAATACTTCTCAGATTTAAATTCCTGACCGATATTGGCATAGAACTTCTGTCCTTTATAATTAATGATCTCTGCATTTCCCTGGGTAGGCAATACTTTTGATCCTCCATAGACAATCCCCAAATAAATACCTACAACAACCAACATAATAAGAGTTAATCTGAATGCTGAAACAATATGATTTTTCATTTTTTTAATTTTAATAGAATAAACTAATCAGTAAGTCAATGATCTTAATTCCGATGAATGGAACTATCACCCCTCCTAAGCCATAGATCAAAAGGTTTCTTCTCAGTAGTGCACTCGCACCAATTGGTTTATAGGCCACTCCTTTTAAAGCTAATGGAATAAGGAAAGGAATAATCACTGCATTGAAAATAACCGCTGATAAAATGGCTGTTTCCGGGCTGTGAAGATTCATGATATTCAACTTCTGAAGGGATGGAATAAAGGTGATAAAGAGCGCTGGAATAATGGCAAAATACTTCGCAACATCATTGGCAATACTAAAAGTCGTTAATGTTCCACGGGTCATTAGCAACTGTTTCCCAATCTCTACAATTTCAATCAGTTTGGTAGGGTCATTATCAAGGTCTACCATGTTTCCTGCTTCTTTGCTGCCTGAGTACCACTGTTCATTGCTACCCCTA
This is a stretch of genomic DNA from Chryseobacterium tructae. It encodes these proteins:
- a CDS encoding sensor protein KdpD; amino-acid sequence: MSSAKHFLELIQKSRKGKFKIYIGMSAGVGKTFRMLQEAHALFRNGIDVKIGYIETHDREETVALAEGIPEIERKSVFYKGKNLEEMDLQAIINEHPEVVLVDELAHTNVEGSKNKKRWQDVLEILDSGINVISAMNIQHIESLNEEVKKITGIEVAERVPDKILALADEVVNIDLTADELLTRLKEGKIYKKEKIQTALSHFFQSGHILQLRELALKEVATHVERKVETEIKTENFKPIKFLACISSNEKIAKTIIRKTARLASYYNSPWTVLYIQKPSETPEKIALDKQRYLINNFNLAQELGAKVVRIKESSVHNGILEFVIAHNITTVCIGKPHAKFWQRVLGYSWIYTLMNRLNERQIDIIILS
- the kdpC gene encoding K(+)-transporting ATPase subunit C, which translates into the protein MKNHIVSAFRLTLIMLVVVGIYLGIVYGGSKVLPTQGNAEIINYKGQKFYANIGQEFKSEKYFHGRPSSINYNAAGSGGSNKGPSNKEYLETVQKRMDTLKLQNPEMQNVKIPVELVTASGSGLDPDISEEGALYQAMRIAKMRNLPVDQINNLIKNQTEKPFLGLFGPSKVNVLKLNIALDQLK
- a CDS encoding porin; the encoded protein is MLGTFFSKAQSSDSLKTGNKLTFSAYAELFYTYDFNEPGNHFRQNFLYSYNRHNELNLNLGLVKANYQSENLRANLALMGGTYAQDNMAAEQGALRYINEANIGIKISKNKNLWIDAGIMPSHIGWESAIGKDNLNLTRSFAAENSPYFETGAKISYTSDNGKWFLSGLVLNGWQRITKAEGNQSISFGHQVTYKPNDKITLNSSSFIGNDKAKNEKRMRYFHDLYGSFQLTDQFSALLGFDIGAEQKSKGSEQYNIWYSPNIQAKYQIDPKWALAGRLEYYNDKNGVIISTGTPNGFQTFGYSLNVDYAVFKNVVFRTEARGFTSKDAIFVKNDGVKQGNFFVTTSLAVWF